A single window of Acidimicrobiales bacterium DNA harbors:
- a CDS encoding prenyltransferase, which yields MKPRDSRPRGRPGGGGLPEVHGVLSADDLRRTGEAIAACQLPSGMIPWFPGGHADPWNHVEAAMALNTVGLREEAERAFWWLHDAQRPDGSWHQYYLADRVEHDKLDSNTIAYVATGVWHHWLIHRDRGFLETMWPVVRKAIDFVLDLQTPRGEIIWARHADGTPWSFALLTGCSSIFHSLRCAIATAEEVGDERPDWELSAASLWRVIRYQTDEAFAPKRRWAMDWYYPVLTGVFRGEEGWERLRERWSTFVMQGRGVRCVADRPWVTAAETCECLMAAARVGEWRLAAEMFEWTQNFRADDGQYWTGIVYPEQVHFPGDEKSTYTAAAVILAADALSGATPASGLFVEESLPEVIEETAEDPL from the coding sequence GTGAAGCCGCGTGACTCGCGGCCGCGTGGGCGGCCCGGTGGCGGTGGACTCCCCGAAGTCCACGGAGTGCTCTCGGCCGACGACTTGAGACGCACGGGGGAAGCGATCGCGGCATGCCAGCTCCCGTCGGGGATGATCCCGTGGTTCCCGGGAGGGCACGCCGACCCCTGGAACCACGTCGAAGCAGCGATGGCGCTCAACACGGTCGGCCTGAGAGAAGAGGCGGAGCGGGCGTTCTGGTGGCTGCACGACGCGCAGCGGCCCGACGGCAGTTGGCACCAGTACTACCTCGCCGACCGAGTAGAGCACGACAAGCTCGACTCCAACACCATCGCCTACGTGGCGACCGGAGTGTGGCACCACTGGCTCATCCACCGTGACCGGGGATTCTTGGAGACCATGTGGCCGGTCGTGCGAAAGGCGATCGACTTCGTGCTCGACCTCCAGACTCCCCGCGGCGAGATCATATGGGCACGCCACGCCGACGGGACGCCGTGGTCCTTCGCCCTGCTGACAGGTTGCTCGAGCATCTTCCACAGCCTCAGATGTGCGATAGCAACCGCCGAAGAAGTCGGGGACGAACGACCGGACTGGGAGCTGTCGGCTGCCTCACTGTGGCGAGTGATCCGATACCAGACCGATGAGGCCTTCGCGCCGAAGCGTCGGTGGGCCATGGACTGGTACTACCCAGTCCTTACAGGAGTGTTCCGAGGCGAGGAGGGCTGGGAACGGCTCCGTGAACGCTGGTCCACGTTCGTGATGCAGGGCCGTGGCGTACGCTGCGTGGCCGACCGGCCCTGGGTGACGGCTGCCGAGACCTGTGAATGCCTGATGGCGGCGGCGCGAGTCGGGGAGTGGCGCCTTGCGGCGGAGATGTTCGAGTGGACGCAGAACTTCCGCGCCGACGACGGACAGTACTGGACGGGGATCGTCTACCCCGAACAGGTCCACTTCCCAGGCGACGAGAAGTCCACGTACACCGCAGCCGCGGTGATCCTCGCAGCCGACGCCCTCTCGGGCGCTACACCGGCGAGCGGCCTGTTCGTCGAAGAGTCTCTCCCCGAGGTGATAGAAGAAACCGCAGAAGATCCTCTGTGA